From a single Candidatus Sulfotelmatobacter sp. genomic region:
- a CDS encoding polysaccharide biosynthesis/export family protein — protein MKTSFVSAIRLCAVVLAVTAVCAAQGEKAATPAASLVSAGATAAPAASSSTSTPTSTVATAANTSSASTAANFPQRSPRYHIEPGDTFDLTFELSPEFNQVAVAVQPDGFVTLRGVGDLKVADQTVPELTQTLRMAYSKILNDPLISVVLKDFEKPYFVAGGQVAKPGKYDMHGHVTVTQAIEIAGGFQSSAKHSQVMLFRRLDDQWTEAKLIDVKKMEKKGNLTEDPFLHPGDMLIVPKNTMSKIDRYIPNLSMGTYLPLTIP, from the coding sequence ATGAAAACGAGTTTCGTGTCGGCAATACGATTGTGCGCAGTAGTACTGGCCGTTACTGCCGTTTGCGCGGCACAGGGGGAAAAGGCTGCGACGCCAGCCGCGTCGCTGGTGTCAGCGGGCGCTACCGCAGCGCCGGCGGCCAGCAGTTCGACCTCGACTCCGACGAGCACCGTGGCAACTGCGGCTAACACATCTTCGGCTAGCACCGCCGCTAACTTTCCGCAGCGCAGTCCGCGCTACCACATCGAGCCTGGCGATACCTTCGATCTCACGTTCGAGCTGAGCCCCGAATTCAATCAGGTTGCAGTGGCGGTGCAGCCCGATGGTTTCGTGACCCTGCGGGGCGTCGGCGACCTGAAGGTTGCGGATCAGACGGTGCCGGAGCTGACCCAGACTCTGCGCATGGCGTACTCGAAGATTCTGAACGATCCTTTGATTTCGGTAGTCCTGAAGGACTTTGAGAAGCCGTACTTCGTGGCTGGCGGACAAGTAGCCAAGCCCGGCAAGTACGACATGCATGGGCACGTCACGGTGACCCAGGCGATCGAGATTGCGGGCGGTTTTCAATCGAGCGCCAAGCACTCGCAGGTTATGTTGTTTCGCCGCCTGGACGACCAGTGGACTGAGGCCAAGCTGATCGACGTGAAAAAGATGGAGAAGAAGGGAAACCTGACGGAGGATCCATTTCTTCATCCCGGCGATATGCTGATTGTTCCCAAGAATACGATGTCGAAGATCGATCGCTATATTCCGAACCTGAGCATGGGTACGTATCTTCCACTGACAATCCCATAG
- a CDS encoding UDP-glucose/GDP-mannose dehydrogenase family protein has translation MRIAVVGSGYVGLVAGACFADLGHDVILVDNDQAKLAALRDGQVPIHEKFLPELLSRHRGQRLTFSDDLTEAARLSAVIFVAVGTPPTESGEADLSYVESVAREISGGINDYKVVVEKSTVPVYTSDWVRRIILRNGTDPESFDVASNPEFLREGTAVTDFLFPDRIVIGCDSERSAEVLREVYAPLTDGSYYRRTDAIPKPDRAPIPPPLIATSSKSAELIKHASNAFLAMKISFINAVASVCESVGADVNQVVHGVGTDSRIGSRFLNPGIGYGGSCFPKDVMAFRSVARENGYDFRLLDEVMRINEDQRQRFLRKVHSALWTLRGKNLAVLGLAFKGGTDDVRESPALFLVQALLQAGSKITAYDPAAMERAQQQIPQGVTFASSAYEAAHGADALLILTEWEEFANLDLARIRQELKFPIVVDGRNLYDPEIMAAQGFTYYSVGRAAAHPDGVPAPAMKNGKKA, from the coding sequence ATGCGGATTGCAGTGGTAGGGTCGGGATACGTAGGTCTGGTAGCCGGCGCCTGTTTCGCCGATCTCGGACACGACGTGATCCTCGTCGATAACGATCAAGCCAAACTGGCCGCGCTGCGGGACGGCCAGGTGCCCATTCATGAGAAGTTTCTGCCCGAATTGCTCAGCCGCCATCGCGGACAGCGCCTTACTTTTTCCGACGATCTAACCGAAGCGGCGCGCTTGAGTGCGGTGATCTTTGTGGCCGTCGGCACTCCGCCCACCGAAAGTGGAGAAGCCGATCTCTCTTACGTCGAATCGGTGGCTCGCGAAATCTCCGGGGGCATCAACGATTACAAAGTGGTCGTCGAAAAGAGCACCGTTCCCGTTTACACCAGCGATTGGGTGCGCAGGATCATCCTGCGTAACGGCACCGACCCGGAGTCATTCGATGTGGCCTCCAACCCCGAATTTCTGCGCGAAGGCACCGCCGTCACCGACTTCCTGTTCCCCGATCGCATCGTCATCGGCTGCGACAGCGAGCGTTCCGCCGAAGTCCTGCGCGAGGTCTATGCTCCGCTCACCGATGGCAGCTACTACCGGCGCACCGACGCCATCCCCAAACCCGACCGCGCTCCGATCCCGCCGCCGCTCATCGCGACCAGCAGCAAGAGCGCCGAGTTGATCAAGCACGCCTCGAACGCTTTTCTCGCCATGAAGATTTCTTTCATCAACGCCGTCGCTTCGGTCTGCGAGTCGGTCGGCGCTGACGTGAATCAAGTGGTTCACGGCGTCGGCACCGATTCCCGCATCGGCTCCCGCTTTTTGAACCCAGGCATCGGTTATGGCGGATCCTGCTTCCCTAAAGACGTGATGGCCTTTCGCTCCGTCGCGCGCGAGAACGGATACGACTTCCGCCTGCTCGACGAAGTCATGCGCATCAACGAAGATCAGCGCCAGCGCTTTCTGCGCAAAGTGCACAGCGCGCTCTGGACCCTGCGCGGCAAGAATCTCGCCGTGCTGGGCCTGGCGTTTAAAGGCGGCACTGACGACGTCCGCGAATCGCCGGCGTTATTTCTGGTGCAGGCGCTCTTGCAGGCCGGCAGCAAGATCACGGCCTACGATCCCGCCGCCATGGAACGCGCCCAGCAACAAATTCCGCAGGGCGTCACCTTCGCCAGTTCGGCGTACGAAGCCGCGCACGGCGCCGACGCTCTGCTGATCCTCACCGAGTGGGAGGAATTCGCCAACCTCGATCTCGCCCGCATTCGGCAGGAACTCAAGTTCCCCATCGTCGTCGATGGCCGCAACTTGTATGATCCCGAAATCATGGCCGCCCAGGGATTTACTTACTACAGCGTGGGCCGCGCCGCCGCTCATCCCGATGGCGTTCCCGCTCCGGCGATGAAAAACGGCAAGAAAGCATGA
- a CDS encoding choice-of-anchor tandem repeat GloVer-containing protein, with the protein MAKIMAKIAKFGSAAVVSLGLLIAASEAGAQVVRDVISFTGQNESGDPAAPPAQGRDGKLYGTSPNPLGFSGSDFSLSTTGVMHVIHSFGSEAGGVNPFAGLTLGTDGNFYGATAAGGTSAYGVLYRLGPLGTFTILHNFLGGSDGSSPTSAPIEGSDGSFYGTTAGNAGNPPTIYKYTPSAGTLTTLYVFDSIHGIDVWAGLLQGSDGYLYGIARSGGAHNFGTAFKLDTSGKMLFSYSFPGGSGGRVPQGPLVEATDGNFYGTTELGGSTQQSGYGTVFKMNKKGSVSILFSFDPSTTAYNPLGGVVQGTDGYLYGTLSLSTQNEGALFRISLGGQYQQLYRFPQAVGSGIGSALLQDTNGLFYGSAEYGGAYGYGAVYSLNMGLAPFITFVQHTGKVGHTAQILGQGLTGATSVTFNGVPATSFSVKSDTYMTAVVPSGATTGTVTVTTPSGTLNGNRSFRILK; encoded by the coding sequence ATGGCAAAGATTATGGCCAAGATTGCTAAATTCGGGTCAGCCGCAGTCGTTTCCCTCGGGTTACTAATAGCGGCAAGTGAAGCTGGCGCGCAGGTAGTTCGCGACGTAATTAGCTTTACCGGGCAGAACGAGTCGGGCGATCCGGCCGCACCGCCAGCGCAGGGCAGAGATGGCAAACTGTATGGAACTTCGCCGAATCCGCTTGGGTTCTCCGGATCGGACTTCAGCCTCTCTACGACCGGCGTGATGCACGTAATTCACAGTTTCGGATCAGAGGCAGGAGGAGTCAATCCATTCGCAGGGCTTACACTAGGTACCGACGGAAATTTCTATGGGGCAACCGCGGCGGGTGGAACTTCAGCGTATGGCGTACTCTATCGGCTGGGCCCACTGGGCACCTTTACGATCCTCCACAACTTCCTTGGTGGAAGCGACGGTTCGTCGCCAACGTCGGCTCCCATCGAAGGGTCCGACGGCAGCTTCTACGGAACTACCGCAGGGAACGCGGGAAATCCGCCCACCATCTACAAGTACACCCCTTCGGCCGGAACGCTGACAACTCTATATGTGTTCGACTCCATCCACGGAATCGACGTGTGGGCAGGACTTCTTCAGGGATCCGACGGCTATCTTTATGGCATTGCACGCAGCGGCGGGGCCCACAATTTTGGAACAGCCTTCAAACTGGACACCTCCGGCAAAATGCTGTTCTCCTATAGCTTCCCCGGAGGAAGCGGAGGCCGGGTTCCGCAGGGACCGCTCGTCGAGGCCACCGACGGAAATTTCTACGGGACGACGGAGTTGGGAGGCTCGACACAGCAGTCAGGATACGGAACCGTGTTCAAGATGAATAAGAAGGGGTCGGTTTCAATATTGTTCTCTTTCGATCCCTCGACCACGGCCTACAACCCGTTGGGAGGCGTGGTGCAGGGTACGGACGGATATTTATACGGAACGTTAAGCCTAAGCACACAGAACGAAGGGGCGCTTTTTAGAATTAGTCTAGGCGGTCAATACCAGCAGCTGTATCGATTTCCTCAGGCGGTAGGCTCGGGCATCGGGTCTGCGCTTTTGCAGGATACGAACGGCCTTTTTTATGGCAGTGCCGAATACGGCGGCGCCTACGGCTACGGCGCCGTCTACAGCCTCAACATGGGGCTCGCACCGTTCATCACGTTCGTGCAGCACACGGGTAAGGTCGGCCACACGGCGCAGATTCTTGGCCAGGGACTTACTGGCGCGACCAGCGTCACCTTCAACGGCGTACCCGCCACCAGCTTTTCGGTGAAGTCCGATACCTATATGACGGCGGTCGTCCCCAGCGGCGCAACCACGGGAACCGTCACCGTGACCACGCCATCCGGCACGCTGAACGGTAACCGGAGCTTCCGGATTTTGAAGTGA
- a CDS encoding helix-turn-helix domain-containing protein, whose translation MNETQVKGSKIESQPMAGKLSRNESGAEQGQNPPSLRSLRVEAEIYAISRTLEYTGWNRRRAAQLLSISYRGILYKIRQHNLTPRPRGQEPPVSEILKAESQG comes from the coding sequence ATGAATGAAACACAGGTGAAAGGCAGTAAGATTGAATCCCAGCCGATGGCGGGGAAGCTGTCTCGGAATGAGAGCGGGGCGGAACAGGGCCAGAATCCGCCCTCGCTGCGCAGCCTTCGCGTCGAAGCTGAAATTTATGCCATCAGCCGGACGCTGGAGTACACCGGCTGGAACCGGCGGCGGGCAGCGCAGTTGCTGTCCATCAGCTACCGCGGAATTCTGTACAAGATTCGCCAGCACAACCTGACGCCGCGTCCACGGGGGCAAGAACCGCCGGTGAGCGAGATTCTTAAAGCAGAGTCTCAGGGTTAG
- a CDS encoding AAA family ATPase yields MFLEFFGLREQPFGVTPDPRYLYLGPGHREALASLYYGIEANRGFLSLIARPGMGKTTLLFHLLAKFDRTARTAFLFQTQCSSREFMRFLLAEIGIESESQDFVKMHEQFNRCLVQEARAGKRFIVVIDEAQNLDATVLETVRLLSDFETPQAKLLQIILVGQPGLADKLASPALVQLRQRITSVSGLAPLTREETVHFMDHRLQVAGLKGAKLFSPEAQELIAQVSEGIPRQINNYCFHTLSLACAMRKRMVDAAMVREVVHDLDIHRFVSDVGLPPHRHSNGNGANGANGSNGDPFHPVEEIPGVAREYSNAIAAAGAGAKDYLSPAEAIEHMRDVARLLHNWRNGSGRPDRQSA; encoded by the coding sequence ATGTTTCTAGAATTTTTCGGCCTTCGAGAGCAGCCTTTCGGTGTCACGCCGGACCCGCGATATCTCTATCTCGGACCGGGACACCGGGAAGCCCTGGCATCTCTCTATTACGGGATCGAGGCGAACCGCGGCTTTTTGTCGTTGATCGCGCGGCCGGGAATGGGGAAGACCACGCTGCTCTTCCATCTGCTGGCCAAGTTCGACCGCACGGCCCGGACGGCGTTTTTGTTTCAAACCCAGTGCAGCTCGCGGGAGTTCATGCGCTTCCTGCTGGCCGAGATTGGCATCGAGAGCGAGTCGCAGGATTTCGTAAAAATGCACGAGCAGTTTAACCGCTGCCTGGTGCAGGAAGCGCGAGCCGGCAAGCGCTTTATCGTGGTGATCGACGAAGCGCAGAATCTGGATGCAACCGTATTGGAAACGGTCCGGCTGCTCTCCGATTTCGAGACCCCGCAGGCCAAGTTGCTGCAGATTATTCTGGTGGGGCAGCCGGGGCTGGCGGACAAGCTGGCGAGTCCGGCGCTGGTGCAGTTGCGGCAGAGAATTACTTCGGTGAGCGGACTGGCTCCGCTGACCCGCGAAGAAACGGTTCACTTCATGGATCATCGCCTGCAAGTGGCCGGACTGAAGGGAGCGAAGCTGTTTTCGCCGGAGGCGCAGGAGTTGATCGCGCAAGTAAGCGAGGGCATTCCGCGGCAGATCAATAATTATTGTTTCCACACGCTTTCGCTGGCCTGCGCGATGCGAAAAAGGATGGTCGACGCGGCCATGGTGCGGGAAGTGGTGCACGACCTGGATATTCACCGCTTCGTGTCGGATGTTGGGTTGCCGCCGCACCGGCACTCGAATGGAAACGGAGCGAACGGGGCGAATGGCTCCAATGGCGATCCGTTTCATCCGGTGGAGGAAATTCCCGGCGTGGCGCGGGAATATTCCAATGCGATCGCGGCGGCGGGTGCGGGGGCGAAGGATTACTTGAGCCCGGCGGAAGCTATCGAGCATATGCGGGATGTAGCGCGGTTGTTGCATAACTGGCGCAATGGATCGGGCCGTCCCGACCGGCAGTCAGCCTAG
- a CDS encoding UDP-glucuronic acid decarboxylase family protein, with the protein MSKNGNRAQRAVITGGAGFLGSHLCDALLGEGWSVVVVDNLLTGRRANLDHLRNEPRFEFVEQDICQPFDVGRVDYVFHFASPASPVDYTVHGIPTLKVGSLGTFHALHVAHKYDARYLVSSTSECYGDPLEHPQKETYWGNVNSVGPRSVYDEAKRFTEAVTMAYHRYHKVDTRIARIFNTYGPRMQLNDGRVVPNFMKQALRGEPLTVYGDGGQTRSFCYVSDEIDGFLRLSKSDEHLPVNIGNPNEFTILECAEMVLKVTGSKSKISYGSLPIDDPQQRCPDISKARQLLGWEPKIDLEIGLRQSLDYFKAAAAQEVHVK; encoded by the coding sequence ATGAGTAAGAACGGCAATCGAGCACAACGCGCAGTCATTACCGGTGGCGCCGGCTTCCTCGGCTCTCATCTCTGCGATGCCCTGCTCGGCGAGGGCTGGAGCGTCGTCGTCGTCGACAATCTTCTGACCGGCCGCCGTGCCAATCTCGATCACCTGCGCAACGAGCCGCGCTTCGAGTTCGTAGAACAAGACATCTGCCAGCCGTTCGATGTTGGCCGGGTCGACTACGTCTTCCACTTCGCCAGCCCAGCCAGTCCTGTGGACTATACCGTGCATGGCATTCCCACGCTGAAGGTCGGCTCACTCGGGACGTTTCATGCTCTCCATGTCGCGCACAAGTACGACGCGAGGTATCTCGTCTCCTCCACCTCGGAGTGTTACGGCGATCCGCTGGAGCACCCGCAGAAAGAAACTTACTGGGGCAACGTGAATTCCGTTGGCCCGCGCTCGGTCTACGATGAGGCCAAACGTTTCACCGAGGCCGTCACCATGGCCTATCATCGCTATCACAAAGTGGACACGCGCATTGCGCGCATCTTCAACACCTACGGCCCGCGCATGCAGCTCAACGACGGACGCGTCGTCCCCAACTTCATGAAGCAGGCTCTGCGCGGCGAACCCCTCACGGTCTATGGCGATGGCGGCCAGACCCGCAGCTTTTGCTATGTCAGCGACGAGATCGACGGCTTCCTGCGCCTCTCGAAATCGGACGAGCATCTTCCCGTGAACATCGGTAACCCGAATGAATTCACCATCCTCGAATGCGCGGAGATGGTTTTGAAGGTGACCGGATCGAAGAGCAAAATCAGTTACGGATCGCTCCCCATCGACGACCCCCAGCAGCGCTGTCCCGATATTAGCAAGGCGCGCCAGTTGCTGGGATGGGAGCCCAAGATTGATCTGGAGATCGGATTGCGGCAATCGCTGGATTATTTCAAGGCAGCGGCTGCCCAAGAAGTGCACGTGAAGTAA
- a CDS encoding CpsD/CapB family tyrosine-protein kinase, with protein MSRNFELMQNLGKEQEMFQAPIAQATETATVEEPVVNAAQPVELQPLQLKMEDKQKEEIFKLVQRVFLMPGEKSRVVVVSGMESGNGCSWICARMAEVLAAQTSGSVCVVDANLRSPGLHREFGVPNHYGLTDALQVNEPVRRFVTSLSRPNLWLLSCGAEIDGMQNMLGSDRMRSLLPELQREFDYVLIDAPSMGSGDDGLMLGRSAEGIVLVLRANLSRRETARKAVRNLEHANVRVLGAVLNHRTFPVPEAIYRKL; from the coding sequence ATGAGCAGAAACTTTGAACTGATGCAAAACCTGGGCAAGGAACAGGAAATGTTCCAGGCCCCCATAGCGCAAGCCACGGAAACGGCCACGGTGGAAGAGCCGGTGGTCAATGCAGCGCAGCCGGTCGAGCTGCAACCCCTCCAATTGAAAATGGAAGATAAGCAGAAGGAAGAAATTTTCAAGCTGGTGCAGCGCGTATTTTTGATGCCAGGGGAGAAGTCGCGCGTGGTCGTGGTTTCGGGGATGGAATCGGGCAATGGATGCAGCTGGATTTGCGCCCGCATGGCGGAAGTGCTGGCCGCGCAAACCTCCGGATCGGTGTGCGTGGTGGACGCGAACCTGCGTTCGCCGGGGCTGCATCGCGAATTCGGCGTGCCCAATCATTACGGACTCACCGACGCGTTGCAGGTGAATGAGCCGGTGCGCCGATTTGTGACCTCGCTTTCGCGTCCGAACCTGTGGCTGCTCAGCTGCGGCGCGGAAATCGACGGCATGCAGAATATGCTGGGCTCGGACCGCATGCGGTCGCTGTTGCCGGAATTACAGCGCGAGTTCGACTATGTATTGATCGATGCACCCTCGATGGGATCGGGCGACGATGGCCTGATGCTCGGGCGCAGCGCGGAAGGGATCGTGCTGGTGCTGCGAGCGAATTTGTCGCGACGCGAGACGGCGCGTAAAGCGGTGCGCAATCTGGAACATGCGAATGTTCGGGTGCTGGGGGCGGTGCTGAATCATCGTACGTTTCCGGTGCCGGAGGCGATTTACCGGAAACTGTAG
- a CDS encoding UpxY family transcription antiterminator, translating into MEQSMESVATADPTRWYAVRTRSRHEKLVARQLETQGIQSFLPVVTKISNWSDRKKEVEMPLFSGYAFVRVDHASDDRVRVLKTQGVVSFVGVQGVGIPIPDREIENINTLLASKLTYQERPYLHVGQRVRVTGGALDGMEGILAAENSDRSLVISVGLIQRSLSVRVAGYHVEPI; encoded by the coding sequence ATGGAACAGTCAATGGAAAGCGTTGCGACTGCCGATCCGACACGCTGGTACGCCGTTCGCACCCGCTCGCGGCACGAAAAACTGGTGGCCCGGCAATTGGAAACTCAGGGCATCCAGTCCTTCCTTCCCGTCGTCACCAAAATCAGCAACTGGAGCGATCGCAAGAAAGAAGTGGAAATGCCGCTGTTCTCGGGCTATGCGTTCGTGCGCGTGGACCATGCCTCGGACGATCGCGTGCGCGTTCTTAAGACCCAGGGCGTGGTTAGCTTCGTGGGCGTGCAGGGCGTGGGAATTCCGATCCCCGATCGGGAGATCGAGAACATCAATACTCTTCTGGCCAGCAAATTGACTTATCAGGAGCGGCCGTATCTGCATGTCGGCCAGCGGGTGCGGGTGACCGGCGGGGCGCTGGACGGGATGGAAGGCATTCTGGCCGCCGAAAACAGCGACCGCAGCCTGGTGATTTCTGTGGGATTGATTCAGCGATCGTTAAGTGTCCGAGTGGCCGGCTATCACGTGGAACCGATTTAG
- a CDS encoding PilZ domain-containing protein, with the protein MTLSALLVCVDEEPTQVLRQVVEELGIRVECCPDFVRAGVRLAQERFDVLIVSGGSNKQVISLLKDSRESRVNDATLAVVVVAGQESIREMFSMGVNFVLYKPVAYDRALSTLKAAREVMRKEKRKNPRAPVHAQATIDYANVAQEKATLVDLSQEGMQVQFGKQLPPVSKVYFQFKLPDQTASIRLSGQVVWQEWSGRAGVQFVDVPKTSRRLLTDFLAVHVANGVRQNQFPEITVEMQMDDGLQLAMVSVAEQTHGSAKSPSGAYQMAAATAAVSDADNRRKLVRYACRLGAEVYQTGSSVPNHCCLTDLSSGGCYLEVPLSIPQGKSVEIVVRTYEIKLHLRGLVQASHPGYGIGVAFELKTKDEQANVNKLIAFVASTTEPS; encoded by the coding sequence ATGACTCTATCTGCACTGCTCGTGTGCGTGGACGAGGAGCCGACGCAGGTGCTGCGCCAGGTCGTCGAAGAACTGGGCATTCGGGTCGAATGCTGCCCGGATTTTGTGCGCGCCGGCGTCCGATTGGCGCAGGAACGTTTCGACGTGTTGATCGTGTCCGGCGGATCCAATAAGCAGGTAATTTCCCTGTTGAAGGACTCGCGCGAGTCCCGCGTGAACGATGCCACGCTCGCAGTCGTGGTCGTGGCCGGGCAGGAAAGCATCCGGGAAATGTTTTCCATGGGCGTGAACTTCGTTCTGTACAAACCGGTCGCCTACGACCGGGCGCTGAGCACGCTGAAGGCGGCGCGCGAAGTCATGCGCAAGGAAAAGCGCAAAAATCCGCGCGCTCCGGTGCACGCCCAAGCCACCATCGATTACGCCAATGTCGCGCAGGAGAAAGCCACCCTGGTCGATTTGTCGCAAGAAGGCATGCAGGTGCAGTTCGGCAAACAACTTCCGCCCGTCAGTAAAGTGTATTTCCAGTTTAAGTTGCCGGATCAGACCGCGAGCATTCGTTTATCGGGCCAGGTGGTGTGGCAGGAGTGGAGCGGCCGCGCCGGCGTTCAATTTGTGGATGTGCCCAAGACTTCGCGCCGGTTGTTGACGGATTTCCTCGCGGTCCATGTGGCCAATGGCGTTCGGCAAAATCAGTTTCCCGAAATCACCGTAGAGATGCAGATGGACGACGGCCTGCAACTGGCGATGGTGTCGGTGGCCGAGCAAACCCATGGCAGCGCCAAATCGCCAAGCGGGGCATATCAGATGGCGGCGGCGACTGCGGCCGTTTCCGATGCCGATAACCGGCGCAAGCTGGTGCGCTATGCCTGCCGCCTGGGCGCGGAAGTGTATCAGACCGGAAGCTCGGTTCCCAATCATTGCTGCCTCACCGATCTGAGTTCGGGCGGCTGCTATCTCGAAGTGCCGCTGTCAATTCCGCAAGGCAAGTCGGTCGAGATCGTGGTTCGCACCTACGAAATAAAGCTGCATCTGCGCGGATTGGTGCAGGCCTCGCATCCCGGTTATGGGATCGGCGTGGCCTTTGAACTCAAAACGAAAGACGAACAGGCTAACGTCAACAAGCTGATCGCCTTCGTCGCCAGCACCACGGAACCCTCCTAA
- a CDS encoding prepilin-type N-terminal cleavage/methylation domain-containing protein — protein MTSSKHRGFSLLELLIVVSIGMIMAGVTFMALKPLLNQDHVDQSYDTVLGVMRTYRNLSIAQSKRYIMIFTPPRTLQVEYWGVGVPVNPAPVPVATYTLPSDISYAVQAGFPNPGPENFGTGNTAVTVNNCALVTQNCVIFYPDGSAQDDTGNFNNGVIYLTRPGDLYSSRALTIWGTTGRMRGWRLYLQGGVNKWVQQ, from the coding sequence ATGACATCGAGCAAACATCGCGGATTCTCTCTGCTGGAATTGCTGATCGTCGTCTCCATCGGCATGATCATGGCGGGGGTCACGTTCATGGCTCTGAAGCCGCTGCTGAACCAGGATCATGTGGACCAAAGCTATGACACGGTCCTGGGAGTGATGCGCACTTATAGAAATCTCTCCATCGCCCAGAGCAAGCGCTACATCATGATCTTCACCCCTCCCCGAACCCTCCAGGTGGAGTACTGGGGCGTGGGCGTGCCGGTGAATCCGGCGCCGGTGCCGGTGGCGACTTATACGCTGCCGTCCGATATCTCGTATGCCGTGCAAGCGGGATTTCCGAATCCCGGGCCGGAGAATTTCGGCACCGGAAACACAGCGGTCACGGTGAACAATTGCGCGCTGGTGACTCAGAACTGCGTCATTTTTTATCCCGACGGCTCGGCGCAGGACGATACGGGCAACTTCAACAACGGCGTCATTTATCTGACGCGACCGGGCGACCTGTACAGTTCGCGTGCGCTCACCATCTGGGGCACAACCGGAAGAATGCGGGGCTGGCGACTCTACCTGCAAGGTGGAGTCAACAAATGGGTGCAACAATAA
- a CDS encoding TonB family protein, whose amino-acid sequence MPQPESYEPAPSWDQEKNADQKSSRQMGNVVSSENARDVFEVARALAAHGGGTGSFDLALDLVLNDLVEQARLLTGATGAAIALARDGEMVCRATAGADAPDLGTRVETTSGLSGACLQNGKMQQCADTETDPRVDAEACRQLGVRSIMVLPLGDDKNPFGILEVFSSRPYAFSDRDMSSLQVLARRVMENKRGAEDAESELETRIALEEKSSGLPHVQSDVQSEVQDVQKDVQRDVQKDRQRVRTDLWSSLLGVLVIVTAILLVLAVGWRGAFELRLRSEGSKLKSAGSRLGPESQTKRSEAAPSTGSPEPQSSGAAMGPQNTAPVLAEASGGELVVTQNGRVIYRQPAVEESAAAQSNPTPDKASHDDLASRLIHRVQPEYPQAARVRNIQGVVVLDVQVGSDGVVRNIAVVEGDAVLADAAVRAVREWRYRPYSVDGRPVERQARITIRFRLPPN is encoded by the coding sequence ATGCCGCAACCGGAATCGTACGAACCCGCACCATCCTGGGATCAAGAGAAGAATGCGGATCAGAAATCATCTCGCCAGATGGGGAATGTGGTTTCTTCGGAGAATGCGCGCGATGTGTTTGAGGTGGCGCGGGCCCTTGCGGCGCATGGCGGCGGAACGGGATCGTTCGACCTCGCGTTGGACCTGGTGCTGAACGATTTAGTGGAACAGGCGCGCTTGTTGACCGGTGCCACCGGAGCGGCGATCGCGCTGGCCAGAGATGGCGAAATGGTTTGTCGCGCGACTGCGGGGGCGGATGCGCCTGACTTGGGAACAAGAGTCGAGACTACGTCAGGGTTGTCGGGAGCGTGCCTGCAAAACGGAAAGATGCAGCAATGCGCCGACACGGAAACAGACCCGCGCGTGGATGCCGAAGCCTGCCGGCAACTGGGTGTCCGATCGATCATGGTATTGCCGCTGGGAGATGATAAGAATCCGTTTGGAATTCTCGAGGTGTTCTCATCACGACCGTACGCCTTCAGCGATCGGGATATGAGTTCGCTGCAAGTATTGGCGCGGCGCGTGATGGAGAACAAGCGAGGTGCCGAGGATGCGGAGAGCGAATTGGAAACCCGAATCGCGCTCGAAGAAAAATCGTCGGGGCTCCCCCATGTTCAGAGCGACGTTCAGAGTGAAGTTCAAGATGTTCAGAAAGACGTTCAGAGAGACGTTCAGAAAGATCGGCAACGTGTCCGCACAGACCTCTGGTCATCGCTGCTGGGCGTGCTGGTGATCGTGACCGCGATATTGCTGGTGCTGGCGGTGGGGTGGCGGGGAGCGTTCGAACTGCGATTGCGATCCGAAGGCTCGAAGTTAAAGAGCGCGGGGTCGAGGTTAGGGCCCGAGAGTCAGACAAAGCGGAGCGAAGCAGCCCCATCGACCGGTTCGCCGGAACCACAAAGCTCAGGCGCCGCGATGGGGCCACAAAATACCGCGCCCGTCCTGGCCGAAGCGTCCGGCGGCGAGCTCGTCGTCACACAAAATGGCAGAGTCATCTATCGTCAGCCGGCCGTGGAGGAATCGGCTGCTGCTCAATCGAACCCAACCCCAGATAAGGCGAGCCATGATGACCTTGCGAGTCGACTCATTCATCGCGTGCAGCCAGAGTATCCTCAGGCGGCGCGAGTTCGAAATATTCAGGGTGTGGTGGTATTGGATGTGCAAGTTGGATCGGATGGAGTGGTGCGCAACATCGCGGTTGTAGAGGGCGATGCGGTGCTGGCGGATGCGGCGGTGCGGGCGGTGCGGGAGTGGAGGTATCGTCCTTACTCCGTCGACGGCAGACCAGTGGAAAGGCAGGCGCGAATCACGATCCGGTTTAGGCTGCCGCCGAACTAA